attttgcattgtgacattattttcatgacaattaaacatttaattccTGAATTCCTGTAATATGTCTgactgttttgtctttttttaatattgtcaatGATGAttctcattagttaacattatttaatgaaattaaaatcagTTTTTAGCTTATTTTCTGGATTTGTTGTGTGAAATATGAgtcacaaatgtttttgtctaAAATTCACCCACTAATACCAGTTTTAATGAGGATATTATGCAGTTTTACAGTGGTATAAAAATGAACGTAATGGATATATCtagaacaaaaatataaaacatgtttgTAGTCTCCACCAACAAACTCACAGCAgaaaaacaagcattaaaacCACTGAAGCAAACACAATATTTAGAGCATCATTTCAAACGGTTGTGTAAATGTTGTACAAACGTTGTGTAAATGTTAGTATGAAGTTTCAGCGCTTCTACACGGTCAGTCCTGTATTTCTGCCTTTAACCCTGAGTGTCGCTGCCCTCTGCTGGAGCGTCAGAGTCCTTCTGTCCCGTGATTAGATGCTCCCGGCGAGCAGCGGCGACGTCTCTGTCGGCGCACGTGGAGGAACGGGCCGGTGATGATGCGACTCGTACAGGTGGTTGCTCTGAATTTGCGCCTGGGCACGCAGATTGATCTTCTGCAGAGAGACAAACACATCTGAGACGCGTTCAACAGGTTTATATCTTCTGATGTGAGATGCCTTACCTTGAAGTCTCGTATGTAGGTGAGGAAGAAGCTGATGAAGGAAAGCGCGAGAGACCACTCGGAAATGGTGCTGATGATGTGCGGCGTGAAACCCTGAAAAACATCGGGATCAGAATCGCGCACCACACACGCAAACGTTGCGGCGGAAAGTTTCACTCACGGGTTCTCCGGGTGTCCAGTGGAGCTTCTTGTTGACTTCGACTCCAGAAAGAGTGCTGTACATGATCACCGACGACACAAACACTGAGAGAATCAAGGAACCAAACACATTCAACACGAAACGCTACGTTTCCCAGCATGCAGCGGGTGAAAGGATACTGCTAATGATGCTCGCCAGCGTCCAGATGCCGACGCTCAGTCGCGTCCAGAACATGGCTTTGCTGTGGACGTGCGGCTGCATGAGGTACGACAGCAGCGCCTGGACGAAGATGTAGAGCGCGCCGACGCCGAACGTCAGAATGGCGCCCACCAGGTGCATCGAGAACAGAGTGGTTTTCTGGGAAAGACATGTCACACACCGTTTGGTACGAAAATTCAGTGcgctaaacattttaatttgaccGAATTTTAATGCTGAACAGTTGAATATTGGGTGCGAAAATTCagtatttggtgttgtttgatAAACAGCatagtgaataaaaaaaatgttaacggctgtttgaaaaaaagtatcaaaaacgtaatgaaaatgtaaatacagtTTTTCGCcgttttttatgtatttgtctGAACAGGCGATTCGAATGTGAAAAATCAGAGCGAATTTTCATGCCGAACAGTTGGTGTGAAAATTCAGTGCgagaaacattttaatttgaatgaacGACACGAACATTCAAATGTCGACTGAGTGCCAATTAAACTGGCCAACCAATAAGATTCATGCATTTGGACTATTTTGCTAAGCGAGAGcgaaaagaagagaaaaaaaacagaagcgTAAAATCAGAACAGAAGAATCGTGGTTTTGTTTGATAAACACCATAgcgaatttaaaaaaaaaattggaatggGTGTTTGAAAACGTAAATACTGGTTTACgccatttttatgtatttgtctGAACACACAATTTGAATGCAAAAAATCAGAGCGAATTTTCATGCCGAACAGTTAAATATTTGTGTGCGAAAATTCAGTATTTGGTTTTGTTTGATAAACAGCatagtgaattaaaaaaatgttaacgaCTATTTGAAAAAACGTATCAAAAAcgtaatgaaaatgtaaatactgtttttcgccattttttatgtatttgtctGAACACACAATTCGATTGCGAAAAATCAAACCGAGTTTTCATGCCGAACAGTTGAATATTTGGTGCGAAAATTCAgtatttggttttgttttcaaacaCCATAgcgaataaaataaattttaaaggCTGTTTGAAAACGTATCAAAAAACTTACCgaaaatataaatactgtttttcaccgttTTTTTATGTATTGGTCTGAACACAATTCGAATGCGATTAAATCAAACCGAATTTTCATGCCGAACATTTTGTGTTGTGAACAGGCAAATGTTTGGTGCAAAAATTCAGtgcaattaaattttaatttaaatgaacgaCGATGAATGTCGTCGATGTGACAGATTGACTGTGAAGAAAATTGGCCAGCCAATAAGATTTGCGCTTGTTTTCTCTAGAGGAAGAATCTGAAAGCGACTCTTTGTTGTTTGGTTAACATCATAGCGTTAACATTCGCGCATTGTTCTGAACAGAAAAATCGCATTCGAAAATCAGACCGAATTTTCATGCCGAACATTCGTGTTGGTCTGAACAGCATAACGCGTACGTACCTGGAAGTTTGCTACGACGCACATGCCGAGCGAGCTGCCGCAGCCCAGAACGAACCCCAGCAGATTGAGGCGGTTCAGACGAGTGTCGTCAGTGTCCACGAGGGCCTGAAGCTGCTTATAGCGCACGTACATCGTAGCGACACCTGCAGGAGAACACGCAACATTACATCACCGAAACACTGCATCTTGATACGGCACAACAACTTCCAGTATGGTTTGTGTTTGCCAGTTAGCATATAGCTCCCTTAAAAGCCATCAATCTTAATTAGGGTCAGTGTGAGGTCATAGGGGTTTCAGTACCTAAGAATGCCGACACATTGAGCATGAGTCCGAACACACATCTCTCCGGCGCAACGGTCCCAGTGTCACTGCAAGcacaacacaaaacacattcagaggtcaaaggtcacacagtcacatgatgaagcatctcttctgctcacctgATGTAGGGCACCAGCGGGTCCACATGTCTCAGTATGACGGCCGTGATGTAAGCGAAGATGAAGGTGGCGGCGGTCCAGATGACCAGTGCCACGGGCAGGATGCACAAGCCCTCCTGAAACCACCACATGTCCGACCGCGCTCCTGCAATACACACCTCAT
The DNA window shown above is from Ctenopharyngodon idella isolate HZGC_01 chromosome 10, HZGC01, whole genome shotgun sequence and carries:
- the dram2b gene encoding DNA damage-regulated autophagy modulator protein 2b gives rise to the protein MWWFQEGLCILPVALVIWTAATFIFAYITAVILRHVDPLVPYISDTGTVAPERCVFGLMLNVSAFLGVATMYVRYKQLQALVDTDDTRLNRLNLLGFVLGCGSSLGMCVVANFQKTTLFSMHLVGAILTFGVGALYIFVQALLSYLMQPHVHSKAMFWTRLSVGIWTLASIISMFVSSVIMYSTLSGVEVNKKLHWTPGEPGFTPHIISTISEWSLALSFISFFLTYIRDFKKINLRAQAQIQSNHLYESHHHRPVPPRAPTETSPLLAGSI